CTGTAAGTGCTGGAGCTGCTGGTACTGTTGGTGGTTGCATTCAGCGTACTGTTGGCACTGCTCTCTAAGATCCAcacggagggaggaagggagggagaaagggagggggacaGATAGAGCATTTAGATCATCTACCAGTAGGGAATTGTAGTCTTTTCACACAAACAGGCTTTCAGAAAATGTACAAGGGGTCAAGCAAGTCTTTGATGGAAATTAAGGATAATGTACTGAGCAATTCAGTTCCTATAAGTATGTCCACTACCACTCCTGAAGTCTGAACACTGAGGAAGGTTTGTAGTGAAACAGGGTAATGTAGTGAGAagatagtgtgtagtgtgtagtgcatTGGGGAGGGTAGAAGCGGCTTCAATAAAGAGATTAGGGTTAAGGGCTCAGAAAAGCATTGGGGTGAATACTAACTTCTACTTTAGTCCAGCACTGATGATGTCAATGTTCTACTTAGTGGACTTTCTTAACTTGTAATTAGCTGTAAAGTTAACTAAATCGTGAAGGGTCAAAGAGGGTTGGATAAGATGGAAAGGAAGTGGTAGTACCGAGCCATGGGGTCCTCTCCAGCCTCCGCTGCTTCCTCTGCAGCTCGCCCGGCGGGGGTGGGGAGCAGCGGCCGGCGCTGCTTGGGGGCTCTCTGGTACATGAAGGGCTTCATGACGGGGTCGGGCAGCAGGGACCCCGCAGAGCGCCTCAGGGGACTCCGGTCCCGCTCTCCAGACTTTGCCGCTTGTGCCGCAGCCACTGCCGCCGCGTTCTGCTGCTCGGCCAGAACCTGCTGTCCCTGGGCGAAGTAGTGCTGAACCCTCGCCGCTTCAAAGATGGCCGCCGACGGGTCCGCTGATGCGCTCATGGCGGCACCCATCCCCAAGTGGCCGTAGGCATGCTGGGCGCCCCCATAGAGTGCCGGCGCCATGGCGTAGGCCTGGTTGACTGCCGCGGCGGCCGCAGGCATCTCTACGCCAGGTGCAGCCAGGTAGATGGCCCCCGGGTGGTGGTGGTTAGCCATGGCGTGCGCGTAAACTGGTGTGGAGTAGGCGGCAGCAGCGGATGCTGCAGCGGGGCTGGCGGCAATCTGACTGAGCTGACCGTAGAGAGCGGCGTGGCTGGGGTTCATGGAGCTGGCGTACACCTGCGTGGCGCCCGCCTGCGTCAACGCTGCCGCCTGATTGGCTGCCTGGACCCCATAGAGCTGATTGGCCACGTTAGCGCCGTAGACCTGCGTCGCCAGGGCACCATACACCGCCTGGTTGACGGGGTTTCCTTCCGCCCGCGTGCCGGTGGTGAGGCCCGTCAACGCCGCGTAGGTGGGGTCAAAGGTCGAGGTGTTGTAGACAGAGTTGTGGACGCTTTGCTGGACCTGGAGGGGCAGGCCGGCTGCGGCGGCGGCAGCTGCAGCTAACACAGCTGCCTGGCTCTGGTACTGTTCCAGAGAGGACTTCCCTACAGGGCACTCCCCGGCATAGTGGCCCTGCTTCCCACAGCTCACACAGGGGATCTTCCCCGTCGGGGTC
Above is a genomic segment from Oncorhynchus masou masou isolate Uvic2021 chromosome 23, UVic_Omas_1.1, whole genome shotgun sequence containing:
- the LOC135510453 gene encoding RNA-binding protein 4-like isoform X2, with translation MDKSNTVKLFVGNLALDTTQEELSAIFEAYGQVVSCSVLRQFAFVHLQGEGAAERAIRELNGREFRGRNLVVEESRGRPLHSTKVFVGNLSGMCTTEDLQELFQTFGKVLECDKVKGYAFVHMENKEEALQAIEALHGTSFKGRPLSVELSKVQPSKQTPTGKIPCVSCGKQGHYAGECPVGKSSLEQYQSQAAVLAAAAAAAAGLPLQVQQSVHNSVYNTSTFDPTYAALTGLTTGTRAEGNPVNQAVYGALATQVYGANVANQLYGVQAANQAAALTQAGATQVYASSMNPSHAALYGQLSQIAASPAAASAAAAYSTPVYAHAMANHHHPGAIYLAAPGVEMPAAAAAVNQAYAMAPALYGGAQHAYGHLGMGAAMSASADPSAAIFEAARVQHYFAQGQQVLAEQQNAAAVAAAQAAKSGERDRSPLRRSAGSLLPDPVMKPFMYQRAPKQRRPLLPTPAGRAAEEAAEAGEDPMAREQCQQYAECNHQQYQQLQHLQEQYQQYAEYYHQQHQQHQQLQQLQYYAEYYQQYQQYQQLQQYQQLQQYQQLQQLQYAYPPPNHHAMAAIPAHAMAGHAHHHGQPAHVTALDAALRPVVPASAVAAAMVAAPRVYEPPLPPPPNRKEAVLRRAPELSLHTPEPPFR
- the LOC135510453 gene encoding RNA-binding protein 4-like isoform X1, encoding MDKSNTVKLFVGNLALDTTQEELSAIFEAYGQVVSCSVLRQFAFVHLQGEGAAERAIRELNGREFRGRNLVVEESRGRPLHSTKVFVGNLSGMCTTEDLQELFQTFGKVLECDKVKARLSSSAGYAFVHMENKEEALQAIEALHGTSFKGRPLSVELSKVQPSKQTPTGKIPCVSCGKQGHYAGECPVGKSSLEQYQSQAAVLAAAAAAAAGLPLQVQQSVHNSVYNTSTFDPTYAALTGLTTGTRAEGNPVNQAVYGALATQVYGANVANQLYGVQAANQAAALTQAGATQVYASSMNPSHAALYGQLSQIAASPAAASAAAAYSTPVYAHAMANHHHPGAIYLAAPGVEMPAAAAAVNQAYAMAPALYGGAQHAYGHLGMGAAMSASADPSAAIFEAARVQHYFAQGQQVLAEQQNAAAVAAAQAAKSGERDRSPLRRSAGSLLPDPVMKPFMYQRAPKQRRPLLPTPAGRAAEEAAEAGEDPMAREQCQQYAECNHQQYQQLQHLQEQYQQYAEYYHQQHQQHQQLQQLQYYAEYYQQYQQYQQLQQYQQLQQYQQLQQLQYAYPPPNHHAMAAIPAHAMAGHAHHHGQPAHVTALDAALRPVVPASAVAAAMVAAPRVYEPPLPPPPNRKEAVLRRAPELSLHTPEPPFR
- the LOC135510453 gene encoding RNA-binding protein 4-like isoform X3, producing MDKSNTVKLFVGNLALDTTQEELSAIFEAYGQVVSCSVLRQFAFVHLQGEGAAERAIRELNGREFRGRNLVVEESRGRPLHSTKVFVGNLSGMCTTEDLQELFQTFGKVLECDKVKARLSSSAGYAFVHMENKEEALQAIEALHGTSFKGRPLSVELSKVQPSKQTPTGKIPCVSCGKQGHYAGECPVGKSSLEQYQSQAAVLAAAAAAAAGLPLQVQQSVHNSVYNTSTFDPTYAALTGLTTGTRAEGNPVNQAVYGALATQVYGANVANQLYGVQAANQAAALTQAGATQVYASSMNPSHAALYGQLSQIAASPAAASAAAAYSTPVYAHAMANHHHPGAIYLAAPGVEMPAAAAAVNQAYAMAPALYGGAQHAYGHLGMGAAMSASADPSAAIFEAARVQHYFAQGQQVLAEQQNAAAVAAAQAAKSGERDRSPLRRSAGSLLPDPVMKPFMYQRAPKQRRPLLPTPAGRAAEEAAEAGEDPMAREQYQQYAEYYHQQHQQHQQLQQLQYYAEYYQQYQQYQQLQQYQQLQQYQQLQQLQYAYPPPNHHAMAAIPAHAMAGHAHHHGQPAHVTALDAALRPVVPASAVAAAMVAAPRVYEPPLPPPPNRKEAVLRRAPELSLHTPEPPFR